TTCCAGTGGGAAGAGTCGGTCAAGCTCGACACCGACAAGTACCTGAGCCAGTTCGGCAGCTACCTGGTCAACGACAAGGTGCGCCGCTACGAAGGCTACGACTACGAAAAAGTCATGCTGACCACGCAGATGGCCCTGAACCTGCTGGCGCAGAACGATTTCGACGGTGCCCGCACCGAGATCAAGAAGACCCACGAGCGCGAAGCGATCATCGCCGAGCTGCGCGACAAGGAATACCTCAAGCGCGAGGAAGAGGCCGAGAAGGAAGGCATCAAGACCGAATACAAGGACCTGCAGGGTTACCCGGTCGCCAGCCTCGACGCCCCTGAGGTGGTCGGTCTGAAGAACAGCTACCAGAGCGCGTTCAGCCATTACCTGTCCGGTTATGTCTACGAGGCCCTCGGCGAGAAAGGCCTGGCCGCGCCGGGCTACCGCAAGGCCGCCGAGCTACGCCCGAACACGCCGCTGCTGGACCAGGCGCTGCTCGAACTGGACAAGAACAGCGCCAAGGCCGGCGAAAGCGACGTGCTGATCGTGGTGCAGACCGGTTTGGCCCCGGCCCGCGATTCGATCCGCATCCCGTTGCCACTGCCGATCCAGGACAACCTGGTGATCACCCCGCTGTCGTTCCCGATCATCAAGGAAGACACCTCCACCGCGCACCTGAGCGAGATCCAGCTCAACGACAAGGCCCTGGCCCTGACCGCGCTCAACAGCACCACCGCCATGTCGCGCCGCGCCCTGCGCGACGACATGCCGGGCATCATCCTGCGCACCAGCGTGCGCGCCATCAGCCGTGGCGTGGCGCAGAAAAACCTGAACAAGACCAACCCGATGGCCGGGCTGGTGGTGGGCATCGCCTCCACCGTGCTGGAAGGTGCCGATACCCGCACCTGGCGCACCCTGCCCGACGAAACCCAGGTGGCCCGTGTACGCCTCAAGCCGGGCGAACATCACCTGAGCCTGCCGTCGAGCCTCGGCGGCACCCAAGTCACGGTGAAGATCGATCGCCCCTATCAGGTGGTCACCCTGCGCGTGGTCGGTAACCGCGTATTCGCCGGCGGCCCGTCCGTCGAAATCGCCCCGCAGGCCGCAGCCACCGCTGTCGCCAGCCTCAAGTAACCCAAGGATCGAACATGCGCAAAACATGCCTCGCCCTGGCCGCCGTGGCCCTCCTGGCCGGCTGCGCCACCCCACCCCCTGCCCCGGGCAGCGCCGCCAGCAAGGTGGTGACCATGGGCCAGCTGGATGACATCGAAGTCGGCCAGATGCGCGTCGCCCGCGAAAACGGCTACCTCACCGTCAATGTTGCGCTGACCAACACTAGCCGCAGCAACCAGACCCTGTTCTACCGCTTCGCCTGGCTGGGCAGCGACGGTTTCCCGGTGGCCGATGAAGAGAGCTGGAAGGCCCTGCCGCTGTACGGCAAGCAGGCCAAGTTCCTGCCCGCCATCGCCCCGACCCCCGCTGCCCGCGACTTCCGCCTCGAAGTCCACACCCGGTAACCCCTTTCAGGAGCACGTTCCATGTTTGCACGCCTTTCCCTCGCCGCCATCGCCATCGCCCTGGTCAGCGGCTGCAGCACTCCTTCGCCGGTTCTCGGCGGCAAGAACATCAGCTACGGCGACAGCAAGGCCGTCGAGCTGGTGACCAACGAGTTCGGCTCCACCGACCTGCAGATGATCGCCGAGAGCATGACCCGCTCGCTGGCCCAGTCCGGCGTGCTGCACGGCCGCCCGGTGGTGCAGGTGTACGACGTGAAGAACAAGACCAGCGAGTACATCGATACCCGCGAGATCACCACCTCGATCAAGACCCAGCTGATGAAGTCCGGCGCCGCCCGCTTCGCCAGCGACAACACCGACATGCAGAGCCAGGTCGACCAGCTCAAGCTGCAGAACCAGAGCGGCCTGTACAAGAAGAAGACCGTGGCCAAGACCGGCAACATGATCGCCGCCAAGTACCGCCTGGAAGGCTCCATCAGCTCGATCGTCAAGCGCAGCAGCGACTACAAGGACGTGTTCTACAAGTTCAGCCTGCAGCTGATCGACGTGGAAAGCGGCCTGGCCGAGTGGATGGACGAAAAAGAAATCCGCAAGACCACGGAGCGCTGATCGATGCGTGCATGGATGGCAATCATCGGCCTGGCCTGCGCCTTCGGCGTGCAGGCGGCCCCCAAGGTGGCGGTGACCGACCTGGCCTACCAGGCGCAGGTGGAGGAATACATCCACACCATCAACGCCCAGAGCAGCGGCCAGGCCGGCATGTATCACGCCAGCGGCCAGTCGAGCTACAGCGAGTACGAGAGCCTCAACAGCTACATCGAGCAGACCGAACTGCGCAAGTTCGGCGGCGACATCAAGGGTGAGATCCTCAAGACCGGCATGTTCCAGCTGGTCCAGGGCCGCCCCTACACCGCCGACTCGAAGGAAGACGTGTACGACGTGATCCGCCGCATCAAGAACGGCGCGTTCAAGGGTGCCGACTACGTGCTGTTCGGCACCCTATCGGACATCGACTTCCAGCAGGACATCAACTCGCTGGACCACACCGACAGCTACTCGGCGGTGCTGGGCCTGACCGTGGTCGCCGACTTCAGCCTGATCAACACCCGCACCTACGAGATCACCTCGGCGTTCACCGCCATGGGTGAAGGGCAGGACACCAAGCTGGTGAAAAGCCAGGACCGCCGCGTGACGTTGAACCGTCCGCGGGTGGTGCGCGATGTGTCGAAGGCGCTGGGCGAGGATGTGGCGCAGCAACTGGCCGAGCAGTTGGGCGGTTCGGTGCCCGGACAGGCGAAGCAGCCGCGTGGGCGGGACAACCTGCCCCCGGATGAGCCGGCGCGGGTGCTGAACTAAGCCTCCTGAGCCAAACGCAATCCCTGTACTGCAGAGCTGCCCCAAGATCTCTGTACCAAATCAGAATTGCCGGGGCCGCTATGTGGCCCTTTCGCCGCGGTTCGTCGCCACGGCTAGCCGGCTCCCACAGGGATCGGAGCAGCTTTTGTGGGAGCAACTGTCTTGTGTTGCTTGTAATGGCCTCATCGCTGGCAAGCCAGCTCCCACAAGGATGGCGCTTGGCCTGAGGGCGGCGCGGTCGGGGTGGGAGCCGGCTTGCCGGCGATGAGGCCAGCACAGGCAACCATGACAGCTGCCATTCAAAGCCAGATGGCATCCCAATGCGGATAATCGCCGATCCTCTCAACCAAGCCTGCCCGTTTGGGATTCATGACAATGTAGCGCGCAACAGCGCGCACATCTTCCTCACGCCGCAATGCCCGATCATGAAAGCCTTGCTGCCACAGGCGACCGGTGCGCCTCTGATATCCATTGATCATCCGCGTACTGCGCGACTTGACCCTGCGCATCAGCGTTTTCAGATCCACGTCCCCAAGCTCCACAAGCCAGTGAAAATGATCTGGCATCACAACCCAGGCCAGCGAACGGGCGATGCCTTCTTGCTCCACAGTGCGCAACTGCGCAATCAGCAACCGAGCCGATCGCAGATCGACCAGATACGGCACGCGGTTCAAGGTCTTGCTGGTGAGCAGATAAAGCCTGCCTGGTTCG
This sequence is a window from Pseudomonas maumuensis. Protein-coding genes within it:
- a CDS encoding COG3014 family protein → MVSRALTLATLVAAVQLTGCSVFRSYDSELQETNKQLAAGNVDAALALLESNNKGDKKDLLYYFEKGELLRSKGDLKGSQDAWRSADSVVFQWEESVKLDTDKYLSQFGSYLVNDKVRRYEGYDYEKVMLTTQMALNLLAQNDFDGARTEIKKTHEREAIIAELRDKEYLKREEEAEKEGIKTEYKDLQGYPVASLDAPEVVGLKNSYQSAFSHYLSGYVYEALGEKGLAAPGYRKAAELRPNTPLLDQALLELDKNSAKAGESDVLIVVQTGLAPARDSIRIPLPLPIQDNLVITPLSFPIIKEDTSTAHLSEIQLNDKALALTALNSTTAMSRRALRDDMPGIILRTSVRAISRGVAQKNLNKTNPMAGLVVGIASTVLEGADTRTWRTLPDETQVARVRLKPGEHHLSLPSSLGGTQVTVKIDRPYQVVTLRVVGNRVFAGGPSVEIAPQAAATAVASLK
- a CDS encoding YcfL family protein, giving the protein MRKTCLALAAVALLAGCATPPPAPGSAASKVVTMGQLDDIEVGQMRVARENGYLTVNVALTNTSRSNQTLFYRFAWLGSDGFPVADEESWKALPLYGKQAKFLPAIAPTPAARDFRLEVHTR
- the lpoB gene encoding penicillin-binding protein activator LpoB, whose product is MFARLSLAAIAIALVSGCSTPSPVLGGKNISYGDSKAVELVTNEFGSTDLQMIAESMTRSLAQSGVLHGRPVVQVYDVKNKTSEYIDTREITTSIKTQLMKSGAARFASDNTDMQSQVDQLKLQNQSGLYKKKTVAKTGNMIAAKYRLEGSISSIVKRSSDYKDVFYKFSLQLIDVESGLAEWMDEKEIRKTTER
- a CDS encoding penicillin-binding protein activator LpoB; this translates as MRAWMAIIGLACAFGVQAAPKVAVTDLAYQAQVEEYIHTINAQSSGQAGMYHASGQSSYSEYESLNSYIEQTELRKFGGDIKGEILKTGMFQLVQGRPYTADSKEDVYDVIRRIKNGAFKGADYVLFGTLSDIDFQQDINSLDHTDSYSAVLGLTVVADFSLINTRTYEITSAFTAMGEGQDTKLVKSQDRRVTLNRPRVVRDVSKALGEDVAQQLAEQLGGSVPGQAKQPRGRDNLPPDEPARVLN
- a CDS encoding REP-associated tyrosine transposase, which gives rise to MNSPHSDQLRRGRFSEPGRLYLLTSKTLNRVPYLVDLRSARLLIAQLRTVEQEGIARSLAWVVMPDHFHWLVELGDVDLKTLMRRVKSRSTRMINGYQRRTGRLWQQGFHDRALRREEDVRAVARYIVMNPKRAGLVERIGDYPHWDAIWL